In Pelmatolapia mariae isolate MD_Pm_ZW linkage group LG13, Pm_UMD_F_2, whole genome shotgun sequence, a genomic segment contains:
- the LOC134639977 gene encoding transmembrane protein 121, giving the protein MVPPPPTNKPHVCLSTILIMSSMALIDAYLVEQNHGPRKIGICIMVMVGDICFLIVLRYVAVWVGAEVRTAKRGYAMILWFLYIFVLEIKVYFVYQNYKADRKSLDALARKALTLLLSICIPVLFVVLVAIDHMEYVRAFKKREEIRNRLFWVVVDLLDILDIQANLWEPQKKGLPLWAEGLMFFYCYILLLVLPCVSLSEISMQGINIVPHKMLLYPILSLVTINIITLFIRGGNMLLYRDARVSGILIGKNILAIILKTCSFVQYRRQLQNAPPAFGVELQKNSVAHARPAPTPPQVVMQDQTPLPEVTTCEHT; this is encoded by the coding sequence ATGGTACCCCCGCCTCCCACCAACAAACCCCACGTGTGCTTGTCCACCATTCTGATCATGAGCAGCATGGCGCTGATTGATGCCTACCTGGTGGAGCAGAATCACGGCCCCCGCAAGATCGGCATCTGCATCATGGTGATGGTGGGAGACATCTGCTTCTTAATTGTCTTGCGTTACGTGGCAGTGTGGGTGGGCGCCGAGGTGCGCACAGCGAAGCGAGGCTACGCCATGATTCTCTGGTTCCTTTACATCTTCGTGCTGGAGATCAAGGTCTACTTTGTGTATCAAAACTACAAAGCGGACAGGAAGAGCTTGGACGCTCTCGCGAGGAAAGCCTTGACTTTGCTGCTGTCTATTTGCATCCCAGTGCTTTTTGTGGTGCTGGTGGCTATCGACCACATGGAGTATGTTCGAGCCTTCAAGAAGCGCGAGGAGATCCGTAACCGCCTCTTCTGGGTGGTGGTGGACTTGCTGGACATACTGGACATCCAAGCCAACCTGTGGGAGCCACAAAAGAAAGGGCTTCCTCTGTGGGCCGAGGGCCTGATGTTCTTCTACTGCTACATCCTCCTGCTTGTGCTGCCCTGCGTGTCCTTGAGCGAGATCAGCATGCAGGGCATCAACATTGTCCCCCACAAGATGCTCCTGTACCCCATCCTCAGCCTTGTGACCATTAACATCATCACTCTGTTCATCCGCGGGGGGAACATGCTTTTGTACAGGGACGCCAGGGTATCTGGGATCCTAATAGGAAAGAACATCTTGGCCATCATCCTAAAGACCTGCAGCTTTGTGCAGTACAGGAGACAGTTGCAGAACGCTCCTCCTGCCTTCGGGGTCGAGCTGCAGAAAAACTCAGTGGCCCACGCTCGCCCTGCCCCCACCCCTCCTCAAGTGGTAATGCAGGACCAGACACCCCTCCCCGAGGTGACTACTTGCGAACACACATGA